AAACGGAGATATCTTATTTAAAAGACCTTACCCAATTTCAAGAATTTGTAATCGCAGAGTGCGGGGCCATTGATTGGAAGGAGATCGACAGCGATCTCATTCGTTTTTGGATAAGCCGACTGATGGAAGAGGGAATGAAAGCACGGTCTGTAAATAGGAAACTGAGCGCCCTCAAATCATTCTTTCGCTATCTGAAGAAAAATGATGTGATCCTGCAGAATCCTGCCGAACAAGTGTCGGGACCTAAAATTACCAAAAGACTCCCCACCTTTGTAAACAATGATGATCTGAACAAAGTGATTGACGACCCCTTTGCCTTCGACAATGATTTCCGCGGCCATCGGGACCGCTTCCTCATTGAGTTGTTCTATCTTACCGGTATGCGACAGGCAGAACTTATTTCACTCAAGGACAGCGACATCGACTTCACATACAATACCTTGCGCGTGACGGGGAA
The sequence above is drawn from the Candidatus Hydrogenedentota bacterium genome and encodes:
- a CDS encoding tyrosine recombinase XerC, which translates into the protein MWKEKFIQYLRYERNYSSQTEISYLKDLTQFQEFVIAECGAIDWKEIDSDLIRFWISRLMEEGMKARSVNRKLSALKSFFRYLKKNDVILQNPAEQVSGPKITKRLPTFVNNDDLNKVIDDPFAFDNDFRGHRDRFLIELFYLTGMRQAELISLKDSDIDFTYNTLRVTGKRNKQRLIPFSDETKEKLEHYIEKRNQEIANKSPFLFVKEDGDPLYPKLVYRVIHNHLNSISTLSKKSPHVLRHSFATGMLNNGAEINAVKELLGHSSLASTEIYTHVTFEELKKAYHNAHPRAKK